The nucleotide sequence CGCTGGACTGAATTGATGAGTCGATCACATCGTCCATCGAGAGGGTCGTTGAAATGTTGGCTGCGTCGATGTTGTGCCTCGCCCTGGCCGTGACCGGGCAGTCGGACCAGAAGTGGGCCGTGGTGACCTCGCGAGAGGGGAACTTCACAGTCGAGATGCCCGCGAAGCCGACGCGGACGCGGTCGTCCAGCGTGCAAGGGTCGAACGGTCGCATGAAGATCGAAGAGATCCTCTGCGAGACGGGGCGAGGTGCTTTCATCGTCACCCGGATCGAGTCGCAGGTCACGATCGCGAAGAGTGCGGAGGAGGCGTTCCTGGACTTCGCCCGCGACTATTTCGCCGCCCAGTTCAAGGGGAAGGTCACGTCCGACAAGAAGGTCCGGCTCGACCTGAACGCCGGCCGCGACTTCACGGTGCGGGTGCAGGTCCCCGGCGAGGGGACGGCCGAACTCCGGGTCCGCGAGTATCTCCACGGCCGGACGATCTACGCGCTGATCGCCGGGTCGGAGCCCGGCCAGCCGCTGCCGCCCGAGACGGCGAGGTTCCTCGGCTCGTTCGCCCTGGGCATCCATCCCGAGGGGACCACGATCAAGGCCGACACTCGCGAGACCGAGGCCGTCGGTCGAGACCTCCCCGGCTGGGGGACGGCCATCGACCCGGACGAGGACGTCACCTTCAACCCCTCCCAGAAATCCCTCATCCTGGAGATCCCCGGCACGCTCCACGACCTCGTCGCCGACATCGGCAAGTTCAACGCGCCGAGGGTCCTCCGCCCGGTTGAAGGGGACTTCGTCGCGACGGTCCGGATCGACGGCTCGTTCAACCCCAAGGGGAAGTCGACCAAGGAGAAGACGTACCCCCTCAACGCCGGCGGCCTGCTGATGTGGAAGGACGCGGAGAACTACGTCTCCATCCAGCGGACGGCGATGCTCGGC is from Paludisphaera rhizosphaerae and encodes:
- a CDS encoding DUF1349 domain-containing protein gives rise to the protein MLAASMLCLALAVTGQSDQKWAVVTSREGNFTVEMPAKPTRTRSSSVQGSNGRMKIEEILCETGRGAFIVTRIESQVTIAKSAEEAFLDFARDYFAAQFKGKVTSDKKVRLDLNAGRDFTVRVQVPGEGTAELRVREYLHGRTIYALIAGSEPGQPLPPETARFLGSFALGIHPEGTTIKADTRETEAVGRDLPGWGTAIDPDEDVTFNPSQKSLILEIPGTLHDLVADIGKFNAPRVLRPVEGDFVATVRIDGSFNPKGKSTKEKTYPLNAGGLLMWKDAENYVSIQRTAMLGKGDQLKPLILFEEREGGHRGATHNQIPPNGPLYLRLERQKGRITGGISENGKSWKILKPMDTTWATGPMQVGLMGVNTASEPCKLRYMDYSLKSD